The Candidatus Kryptonium sp. genome contains a region encoding:
- a CDS encoding TonB-dependent receptor, which yields MRTFTTLVALILFFSYLIFAQGSGTYTASVTGKIVDNEGKPIPDVEVIAKNVETGFIRGAITTAAGIYNILSVPPGTYEISALHVAYGKQTKIVELGVGERVTVNFSLVPKEIQVEEVVVVAEAREYEVKKTELSTPLRPQQISELPINTRNFLELTALVPGLKPIGATFGSGSLQPTWIGFYFEGTEFKNEIVEGGLAGQFLSAGNPFPLDAVKEARAITQLYKAEYAKAAGGVITAVSKTGTNEFHGTAFVTYRDKSLNTRGPFETTKPNFKRFQTGVSLGGPIVRDKLHFFVSYERTSIDKFATVVTGERFAQYRGTFKVPFAGHVGLARLTFQPAINHYFDFTYYGRFDRDIIGVGGLSAYERGRIFYNRVYNYVLKHQFIISPNLMNEARVNFQRYNWEIANISPFPTPGRVYPSALIGAFSHAPQNWFQDRYAFYNDITYTTGNHVIKAGISIQRLRYEANQKLFLHPIFYFRTDADATPYQARVGVGIPTVEKWNTQIGLYLQDDWNVTPYLTLNIGIRWDYESNMINNDFAVPDTIRRDLIGFFGPKYFSSGKDRKPYLKAFQPRFGISYDISKEGKTVIFGGAGVYYDRHVWNVASDEILRYTWKVYYIDFPPVPWDDKYYNRDSLLTLIARGRVPSPEIFLIPNDLKPPMTIQFSIGLRQRFGDVVTSISYTGVRGYNGITTYNANWRNNLTTKYGPIQVWTDAGNSWYDAIYFTLDKPYKPGSFGLNIAYTVSWTYDEFDNTIYYGYTNYTNPNMLTKAFSTLDERHRISINGIIGLPFGFKLSGWGTFATGRPYLVITGNDDNRDGVLGNDYPAGLGRNAGRVPGQRFIAKYVFAERNFNLRLSKDFSYRGVTLTLMVEAFNVFNWTNFGSYVGNMRSALFGKPTTAGAPRQVQLGTRISF from the coding sequence ATGCGAACTTTTACAACTTTAGTCGCTTTGATTCTGTTTTTTTCCTACCTTATTTTCGCTCAAGGTAGTGGGACTTACACAGCATCTGTTACAGGGAAAATCGTTGATAATGAGGGCAAACCGATTCCAGATGTTGAGGTTATAGCGAAGAATGTTGAAACTGGCTTCATTAGAGGTGCTATAACAACTGCCGCAGGGATTTATAATATCTTATCTGTGCCGCCAGGAACTTACGAAATTAGCGCCCTCCATGTTGCTTATGGGAAACAGACGAAGATAGTTGAATTAGGAGTTGGTGAAAGAGTTACGGTTAATTTCTCTCTCGTCCCAAAAGAAATTCAAGTAGAAGAAGTTGTAGTAGTTGCTGAAGCAAGAGAATATGAGGTCAAAAAGACAGAACTTTCAACACCATTAAGACCTCAACAAATATCTGAGTTACCAATCAACACACGCAATTTCTTGGAACTTACTGCTCTTGTTCCAGGCTTGAAACCAATCGGTGCGACTTTCGGAAGTGGTTCGTTACAACCAACTTGGATTGGATTTTACTTTGAAGGAACAGAGTTCAAAAACGAAATTGTTGAAGGTGGACTCGCAGGACAGTTTTTAAGCGCAGGAAACCCGTTCCCACTTGATGCTGTGAAAGAAGCAAGAGCTATAACCCAGCTTTACAAAGCAGAATATGCAAAAGCTGCAGGCGGTGTTATAACAGCAGTATCAAAAACAGGAACAAATGAATTCCATGGGACAGCTTTCGTTACATATCGCGATAAGTCGTTAAATACCAGAGGACCTTTTGAAACAACCAAGCCTAATTTCAAACGTTTCCAAACAGGTGTTAGTTTAGGTGGACCAATTGTAAGAGACAAACTTCATTTCTTCGTCTCTTATGAGAGGACATCTATTGACAAGTTCGCAACTGTTGTAACTGGTGAACGCTTTGCTCAATATCGCGGAACCTTCAAAGTACCCTTTGCTGGACATGTCGGATTAGCAAGATTGACATTCCAACCAGCAATTAACCATTATTTTGATTTCACCTATTACGGAAGATTTGATAGAGATATCATTGGAGTTGGTGGTTTATCTGCATATGAAAGAGGTAGAATTTTCTATAATAGGGTTTACAACTATGTTTTGAAACATCAGTTCATAATCTCACCAAACTTAATGAACGAAGCGAGAGTTAATTTCCAACGCTACAATTGGGAAATTGCAAATATATCCCCATTCCCGACGCCAGGGAGAGTTTACCCAAGCGCACTTATAGGTGCCTTCTCTCATGCTCCACAAAATTGGTTTCAAGACAGATATGCGTTTTATAACGACATAACATATACAACTGGTAATCATGTGATAAAAGCTGGGATATCTATTCAAAGATTAAGATACGAAGCAAACCAAAAACTTTTCCTGCATCCAATTTTCTATTTCCGAACCGATGCCGATGCTACTCCATATCAAGCGAGAGTTGGAGTAGGTATTCCAACAGTTGAAAAATGGAACACTCAAATAGGCTTGTATCTCCAAGACGACTGGAATGTCACACCATATTTGACCTTGAATATCGGAATAAGATGGGATTATGAGTCAAATATGATTAATAATGATTTTGCTGTTCCAGACACAATTAGGAGAGATTTGATTGGATTTTTCGGCCCCAAATACTTCTCATCAGGCAAAGATAGAAAACCATATTTGAAAGCATTTCAACCAAGATTTGGAATTTCATATGACATTAGCAAAGAAGGTAAAACGGTAATTTTTGGTGGCGCTGGGGTATACTACGACAGACATGTTTGGAATGTTGCCTCTGATGAAATATTGCGATACACTTGGAAAGTATATTACATTGATTTTCCACCAGTACCTTGGGATGACAAATATTACAATAGAGATAGCCTCTTGACTCTGATTGCAAGAGGTAGAGTTCCTTCACCTGAGATATTCCTTATTCCGAATGATTTGAAACCTCCAATGACTATTCAGTTCAGCATTGGCTTGCGTCAAAGATTCGGAGATGTAGTAACAAGTATAAGCTACACTGGTGTTAGAGGATATAATGGAATAACAACTTACAATGCGAACTGGAGAAATAATTTAACAACTAAGTATGGACCGATTCAGGTTTGGACAGATGCTGGGAATTCCTGGTATGATGCGATTTATTTCACATTAGATAAACCATACAAACCTGGATCGTTTGGTCTAAACATCGCTTACACAGTGTCATGGACATATGACGAATTTGATAACACCATATACTATGGCTATACAAACTACACGAATCCGAATATGTTAACCAAAGCTTTCTCAACGCTTGATGAAAGGCATAGAATTTCAATAAACGGTATAATTGGCCTGCCTTTCGGCTTTAAATTAAGTGGATGGGGAACTTTTGCAACTGGAAGACCTTACTTGGTTATCACAGGAAACGATGACAACAGAGACGGAGTTTTAGGTAATGATTATCCAGCTGGTTTAGGAAGAAATGCCGGGAGAGTCCCAGGTCAAAGATTCATTGCAAAATATGTATTTGCCGAAAGAAACTTCAACTTGCGCCTCTCAAAGGACTTTTCATATCGTGGTGTTACATTGACACTTATGGTTGAAGCTTTCAATGTTTTCAACTGGACGAACTTTGGAAGCTATGTTGGTAATATGAGATCGGCGCTGTTCGGTAAGCCAACAACCGCAGGCGCACCAAGACAAGTTCAACTTGGAACAAGGATCAGCTTCTAA
- the mdh gene encoding malate dehydrogenase, which yields MKITIVGAGNVGATTAQKIVDNELANEVVLVDIVEGIPQGKGLDMYESTPIMGVDVKVIGTNGYEETANSDIVIITAGVARKPGMSREDLLNTNFGIVKEATLKSIEKSPNAIIIVVTNPLDVMAYTAWKVSGFERHRVIGMAGVLDTARFRTFIAMELNVSVEDVYAFVLGGHGDDMVPLVRYTTVAGIPISELLPKEKIDQLVKRTREGGAEIVSYLKTGSAYYAPAAAIVEMVESIVKDKKRILPCSVLLQGEYELNDVFVGVPVKLGRKGVEEIIELKLTDEEKQALHASASRVKKIIDSLKFD from the coding sequence ATGAAAATCACAATAGTAGGAGCTGGAAATGTAGGTGCAACGACTGCACAAAAAATTGTTGATAATGAACTTGCAAATGAAGTTGTGCTTGTTGATATTGTTGAGGGAATTCCTCAGGGCAAAGGACTTGATATGTATGAATCAACACCAATAATGGGTGTTGATGTAAAAGTTATTGGAACAAATGGATATGAAGAAACAGCTAACTCCGACATTGTTATAATCACTGCCGGCGTTGCCAGAAAGCCTGGAATGAGCAGGGAAGATCTCTTGAACACAAATTTTGGAATTGTTAAGGAAGCAACATTAAAATCAATTGAGAAATCGCCAAACGCAATTATAATAGTGGTTACAAATCCACTTGATGTAATGGCTTATACAGCATGGAAAGTAAGTGGTTTTGAAAGGCACAGGGTGATCGGAATGGCTGGTGTCCTTGATACTGCAAGGTTTAGGACATTTATAGCGATGGAATTAAATGTATCAGTTGAAGATGTTTACGCATTTGTCCTCGGTGGGCATGGTGATGATATGGTTCCGCTTGTTAGATATACTACTGTTGCTGGGATTCCAATTTCTGAATTGTTGCCAAAGGAAAAGATTGATCAGCTTGTCAAGAGAACACGCGAAGGTGGAGCGGAAATCGTAAGTTATTTAAAAACTGGAAGCGCTTATTATGCACCAGCTGCAGCAATAGTTGAAATGGTTGAGTCAATAGTTAAAGACAAGAAGCGAATTCTCCCGTGTTCAGTTTTACTCCAAGGCGAGTATGAATTAAATGATGTTTTTGTTGGTGTTCCTGTTAAACTTGGTAGGAAAGGAGTTGAAGAAATTATTGAGTTAAAGCTCACTGATGAGGAAAAACAGGCACTTCACGCTTCAGCTTCAAGAGTGAAAAAGATCATTGATTCACTTAAGTTTGATTAA
- the rpmA gene encoding 50S ribosomal protein L27, whose amino-acid sequence MAHKKGGGSSQNGRDSNSKRLGVKKFGGEFVRAGNIIVRQRGTKFKPGLNVGMGKDYTLFAKIDGIVKFEYLTKDKQIVSVYPVDGVSN is encoded by the coding sequence ATGGCACATAAAAAAGGTGGAGGTTCCTCACAGAACGGGAGAGATAGTAATTCCAAACGACTTGGTGTAAAAAAATTCGGTGGTGAGTTCGTAAGAGCAGGAAATATAATTGTCAGGCAGAGAGGAACCAAATTTAAACCTGGATTGAATGTTGGGATGGGCAAAGATTATACTCTATTTGCTAAAATTGATGGAATTGTAAAATTTGAATATCTAACAAAGGATAAGCAGATCGTTAGCGTTTATCCGGTTGACGGTGTGAGCAATTAG
- a CDS encoding gp58-like family protein has translation MPKVDVKKIIQELIVPELQEIKSSVNELKTKFDSEIKRLDEKIDLVKNELKSEINGLKVELKRLAALESKVASLIK, from the coding sequence ATGCCGAAAGTTGATGTTAAGAAAATAATTCAGGAGCTCATAGTCCCGGAGCTTCAAGAGATTAAGTCAAGTGTTAACGAGTTGAAGACAAAATTTGATTCAGAGATCAAGCGTCTTGATGAAAAGATTGACTTAGTTAAAAATGAGTTAAAATCAGAAATTAATGGACTTAAAGTTGAGCTCAAGCGACTTGCTGCACTTGAATCAAAAGTTGCAAGTTTGATAAAATAA
- the rplU gene encoding 50S ribosomal protein L21, whose product MLAVVKIGGHQYKVKENDKIFVQKLEAEPGSKVKFETVLLLQDEGKTYVGNPYITGAFVEATILDHVKGEKIIVFKKKRRKGYKVTKGHRQNYTQIEINKISFES is encoded by the coding sequence ATGCTTGCTGTTGTAAAAATCGGAGGACATCAGTATAAGGTAAAGGAGAATGATAAGATTTTCGTTCAAAAACTTGAAGCCGAACCTGGAAGCAAGGTTAAATTTGAAACTGTCTTGCTCCTCCAAGATGAAGGGAAGACTTATGTTGGTAACCCGTATATAACGGGAGCATTTGTTGAGGCAACTATCCTTGACCATGTGAAGGGAGAAAAGATAATTGTTTTCAAAAAGAAACGACGCAAGGGCTATAAAGTAACAAAAGGACATCGTCAAAATTACACTCAAATTGAGATAAATAAAATTTCATTTGAGAGTTAA
- the der gene encoding ribosome biogenesis GTPase Der, which yields MGKNIVAIVGRPNVGKSTLFNRIIGERDAIVDPKSGVTRDRHYGTAEWNGKKFTIIDTGGYVPDSDDIFESAIREQVQIAIDEADVIIFLVDALSGVTPIDIEIAKILRQTKKKVILAVNKIDNEKLEILSSQFYELGLGDPFPISAMHGRKVGDFLDEVVKDFVESNGQEEENKNQIKVAIVGQPNVGKSSFVNAVIGENRIIVTDIPGTTRDSIDTAFKYNDSEFILIDTAGLRKKSKIKESIEFYSAIRALKAIERCDVAVVMLDATCGLERQDLRIIGEAAELKKGIIIAVNKWDLVEKNSNTALEYEHALRERLKVFDYVPIIFISAKTKQRIFKVLDLAKIVYEERNKRIKTSELNKVLFPIVKETPPPAVSGKEIKIKYVTQVKTSPPVFAFFANFPDDIPEHYKRFLENKIRQHFGFVGVPLTIVFKKK from the coding sequence ATGGGAAAGAACATAGTTGCGATCGTAGGAAGACCAAATGTCGGCAAATCAACCCTTTTTAATAGGATAATCGGCGAAAGAGACGCTATTGTTGACCCTAAAAGTGGCGTTACACGGGATAGACACTACGGCACCGCCGAATGGAACGGGAAAAAATTTACCATCATAGACACAGGTGGTTATGTCCCAGATTCGGATGATATATTTGAATCAGCCATAAGAGAACAAGTACAAATCGCAATTGATGAAGCAGATGTTATTATTTTTTTAGTTGATGCGCTATCTGGCGTAACCCCGATTGATATTGAAATTGCAAAAATTTTAAGACAAACGAAGAAAAAAGTAATCCTTGCTGTAAATAAAATTGATAACGAAAAACTTGAAATTCTATCTTCCCAGTTTTATGAACTTGGTCTTGGTGACCCGTTCCCAATCTCCGCTATGCACGGTAGAAAAGTCGGTGATTTTCTTGACGAAGTTGTTAAAGATTTTGTAGAATCAAATGGGCAAGAAGAAGAAAACAAAAACCAAATAAAAGTTGCAATAGTTGGACAACCAAATGTTGGGAAATCATCCTTTGTAAATGCCGTCATAGGTGAAAATAGAATTATCGTAACTGATATCCCAGGAACAACACGCGATTCCATTGATACCGCTTTTAAATATAATGATTCCGAATTCATACTGATAGATACCGCTGGATTGAGGAAAAAAAGTAAAATTAAAGAAAGCATAGAATTTTACAGCGCCATAAGGGCTTTGAAAGCAATTGAAAGATGCGATGTCGCAGTCGTCATGCTTGATGCAACCTGTGGACTTGAAAGACAAGATCTGAGAATTATCGGGGAAGCCGCAGAACTAAAAAAAGGAATTATAATTGCCGTAAATAAATGGGATCTCGTCGAAAAAAATTCAAATACTGCCCTTGAATACGAACACGCTCTTAGAGAAAGATTAAAAGTTTTTGACTATGTCCCAATTATCTTCATTTCTGCCAAGACAAAACAAAGAATCTTCAAAGTTCTTGACCTTGCGAAAATTGTATACGAAGAAAGAAACAAAAGAATAAAAACGAGCGAACTTAACAAAGTTTTATTTCCGATTGTTAAAGAAACTCCACCACCTGCTGTTTCTGGCAAGGAAATAAAAATCAAATATGTAACGCAAGTTAAAACATCCCCTCCAGTATTTGCATTTTTTGCAAACTTTCCAGACGATATTCCAGAACATTATAAAAGATTTCTTGAAAACAAAATTCGCCAACATTTTGGATTTGTAGGTGTGCCGTTGACCATCGTCTTCAAAAAGAAATAA
- the dtd gene encoding D-aminoacyl-tRNA deacylase → MRALVQRVVRGSVTIDGVIHSQIGKGMVILLGVKNGDTEEDAKYLANKCANLRIFDDENRRMNLSIKDINGEALVVSQFTLYGDTRYGNRPDFTQASKAEEAEILYNKFVEYLKQAIGEEKVKTGVFKAMMIVEIINDGPVTLLVESKER, encoded by the coding sequence ATGAGAGCGCTTGTTCAAAGGGTAGTTCGCGGAAGCGTTACAATTGATGGAGTAATTCACAGTCAAATTGGGAAAGGAATGGTGATTTTGCTTGGCGTTAAAAATGGGGACACTGAGGAAGATGCGAAATACCTTGCGAACAAATGTGCAAACTTGAGAATTTTTGATGATGAGAACAGGAGGATGAACTTATCTATCAAGGACATAAACGGCGAAGCGCTCGTTGTATCTCAGTTTACTCTTTACGGAGACACAAGATATGGAAACAGACCAGATTTCACACAAGCATCAAAGGCCGAAGAAGCAGAAATTTTATATAATAAATTCGTTGAATACCTGAAGCAAGCAATTGGTGAAGAAAAGGTTAAAACAGGGGTTTTCAAAGCAATGATGATAGTTGAGATAATAAACGATGGTCCTGTGACATTGCTGGTTGAAAGTAAAGAGAGATGA